The proteins below come from a single Esox lucius isolate fEsoLuc1 chromosome 7, fEsoLuc1.pri, whole genome shotgun sequence genomic window:
- the eral1 gene encoding GTPase Era, mitochondrial gives MALRVSVLIFRRSVRFPRVANVLVPKGYVSPFVRTGCAAGRPGTSYGQGFRYISACFISSDAFLSKMVKSNKVAVTDECLYRYPTSLPYHSVGQMSLHVKDADQPENTKLLKVAIIGAPNAGKSTLSNSLLGRKVFAVSKKVHTTRSRTLGVLTEDDTQIILLDTPGLTTPSKVKRHQLEKSFLEDPWNTVKEADLVVVMVDVSDKWACRKLDFEVLKCLTHYSDVPAVLVLNKVDLLKSKSRLLEITADLTCGVVNGRKLQLRRVIKPPWAERRADREVRTSGPREENEPHGVVDSGESSEAQGGLRGDQLRTLKNQQGWACFKDVFMLSAVDREDVETLKRYFVVSAKLGSWEYHSGVLTDQTPEELCLSTVREKLLEYLPKEVPYTMTQSIDLWHDRENGELDIAVKLYVKKEGHMKMVIGQAGQMVARIAREAGEDLSSVFLREVKLRLSVKVKN, from the exons ATGGCTTTACGTGTAAGCGTATTGATTTTCCGGAGGTCTGTACGTTTTCCGAGGGTCGCTAACGTTTTGGTGCCTAAGGGATATGTATCTCCTTTTGTCAGAACGG GATGTGCTGCAGGTCGTCCAGGGACCAGTTATGGACAGGGTTTTCGCTACATCTCTGCCTGTTTTATTTCATCAGATGCGTTTTTGAGTAAAATGGTGAAAAGCAACAAAGTGGCGGTGACAGATGAGTGTCTTTATCGCTATCCAACCTCACTTCCTTATCACAGCG TGGGGCAAATGTCATTGCATGTGAAGGATGCAGATCAACCAGAAAACACAAAGCTTTTAAAAGTGGCCATCATTGGTGCCCCAAATGCTGGGAAGTCCACACTGTCCAACTCACTGCTTGGTAGAAAG GTGTTCGCTGTTTCCAAGAAAGTTCACACTACACGTTCCCGTACCCTTGGAGTTCTTACTGAAGATGACACACAAATT ATTTTACTGGACACTCCTGGTCTCACTACACCTTCAAAAGTCAAGAG GCATCAGCTGGAAAAGTCTTTCCTTGAGGATCCCTGGAACACAGTCAAGGAAGCTGACCTTG TGGTTGTAATGGTGGATGTGTCAGACAAGTGGGCATGCAGAAAGCTAGACTTTGAGGTCCTGAAATGCCTGACCCATTACTCAGATGTCCCAGCAGTCCTAGTTCTAAATAAG GTTGACCTTCTGAAGAGCAAGAGCCGGTTGTTGGAGATCACGGCAGACCTGACGTGTGGAGTTGTGAACGGGCGGAAGCTGCAGCTCAGAAGAGTGATCAAGCCCCCCTGGGCTGAGAGGAGGGCAGACAGGGAGGTTAGGACATCAGGACCcagagaggagaacgagccacaCGGTGTGGTGGATTCTGGTGAGAGCAGTGAGGCCCAGGGAGGGCTGCGTGGTGACCAGCTGAGGACTCTGAAGAACCAACAGGGCTGGGCTTGTTTCAAAGATGTCTTCATGCTCTCTGCTGTGGACAGGGAGGATGTGGAGACACTGAAG AGATACTTTGTTGTGTCGGCAAAGCTTGGGTCTTGGGAGTACCACAGTGGTGTTCTGACTGACCAGACTCCCGAGGAACTCTGCCTCAGCACGGTCAGAGAAAAGCTTCTGGAATATCTACCCAAAGAAGTGCCCTACACAATGACACAG tcCATTGACTTGTGGCACGACAGGGAGAATGGAGAGCTGGATATAGCAGTAAAACTGTATGTGAAAAAAGAAGGACACATG AAAATGGTGATTGGCCAGGCTGGGCAGATGGTTGCGAGGATAGCCAGGGAGGCTGGAGAAGACCTGAGCAGTGTGTTCCTCAGGGAGGTGAAACTAAGGCTTTCAGTGAAAGTGAAAAACTGA